The following is a genomic window from Roseofilum capinflatum BLCC-M114.
CTGAAGGGTGCTTAGTTCCGACATTCCGCACGAAATTGTGTAGCTGCTGTACATGACGTGAAACCGTTTCAATTGACAGATAAAACTGTGTGAGAAGGCATTCGCGATCGCTAATCCCCTGAAATTTCTAGTCTAAATCCTTATTTAGACTCACGAAAGCCTGAAAAAACGGAGTTGGGCGATCGCCAACTTGAAAGCAAACACAAGCATTTATACTGAAAAATTACGCCCGTTTAATGGCATGATCAATACAGCGCTTGGCGCTGTTATGGTGTACAGTCTTAAAGGCTCAAAGCCATGTACCACAACCCTATTCCCTATTCCCTAGCGCGTTCATGTCCGCGAAGCGGAAAGCGCTATATCCAGCAAGCCCTAATTAGGTTTTCAGACTTCCCATTAGTTACCATAGGAGGAGAAGGGTGTTTAAACCCTATTCGCAAATTTTTAAGAGGTTCTTCCTGTGGCTCTTTATGCTGAACTCCACCGACACTTAGGCGGTTCGGTCGTCCCTCGCATTCTCTGGCGCTACTTCCACCGTAGCGGCTCAGAATGGTCTGAGCAGTTTCCTGACTATCCTGAGTTTGAAACGTTTTATACTCGTCCTCGGAAAACCTTAGATGAATATTTAGAACTCCATACCTTGGTGGAGAAAACTCAAACCTTAGAGACCCTGCCCTATTTTATTTATCGCTTGATTCGAGGGGCCTATGTGTTTGAGAATTTAGCCTATTTGGAATTACGGTATACGCCTTACCTGCGAACTCCAGAGGAGTATAGCCAGAGCGATCGCATCGATCAAATGGCGGCCATTGTTGAAGCCGTGGGTCAGGCCAGCCGAAATCATAACTATAGTATTATTACCAGCCAGATTCTCTGTATCCATTCCCGGCTGCCCTCTGAGGTGAATCGGGCGATCGTAGAGCTGGCGGCACAAATGCCTGAATATGTGTGTGGGATTGATGTTGCGGGTGGAGATGCCCATTATGGCGATCGCCTCCCAGAATTGATTAAACTCTATGAATATGCGCGATCTTTGGGTCTGAAAACTACCGGACACCTGTACGAAACCCGCGAAGGCTGTTATCCGGAACTACTCCCCTACCTGATGCGGATTGGCCACGGGATT
Proteins encoded in this region:
- a CDS encoding adenosine deaminase; the protein is MALYAELHRHLGGSVVPRILWRYFHRSGSEWSEQFPDYPEFETFYTRPRKTLDEYLELHTLVEKTQTLETLPYFIYRLIRGAYVFENLAYLELRYTPYLRTPEEYSQSDRIDQMAAIVEAVGQASRNHNYSIITSQILCIHSRLPSEVNRAIVELAAQMPEYVCGIDVAGGDAHYGDRLPELIKLYEYARSLGLKTTGHLYETREGCYPELLPYLMRIGHGIQIPLHYPHLLPQLAQNGQCLEVCPTTYLKTGTLDDLHELKIVFDRCFDAGVDIAICTDNAGLHNMRLPFEYENLLTLDIIDFEQLQACQDASFRHAFAWPYPEHPASLLTGLLQSEVKPDLTPALT